From Methanobacterium congolense, one genomic window encodes:
- the cdhA gene encoding CO dehydrogenase/acetyl-CoA synthase complex subunit alpha produces the protein MAPKPKEFNGNFWKTKDFKVSIGEIVEKKRSEEVPMGPTPKPSVTDLRSWDMKLLNRYEPFYAPFCDMCCLCTYGKCDLLGKQGACGIDAKAQQGRMVLIASCIGTAAHGGHARHLLEYLIEKKGEDFPVDLGGSIDVEAPIMRTVIGKKPETLADLREAIEYVEEQTLQLLSATHTGQEGNYMDFESKVLHAGLMDHVGMEVGDIAQIVALNLPKGSEDTELVELGLGTIDQEKPVILCIGHNVAPGAGIIDYMEDQGLEDDLEVCGICCAAIDITRYNNQAKVVGPISKQLKFVRSGVADVVVVDEQCVRTDVLQEARKNKAVVIATTDKICIGLPDKTKEDPDKIVSELLNDEIEGALILDPAKVGEVAVKAAKKLSGERENLKMLPDMDEVVEYAKECTECGWCDRVCPNSLPMMDAVMAITEGDFSKMEKLHQYDLCYSCGRCEQECPRDIPTVSLVTKVGERSVKDERFNIRAGRGPVQDVEIRKVGAPIVLGDIPGVVALIGCTNYPEGGIEVAKMAEEFLERNYIVVTTGCSAMSIGEYRDEEGKTLYEKYSGNFDAKGLVNLGSCVSNSHVSGAVIKIASIFAKKPLEGNFEEIADYILNRVGACGVAWGAYSQKAAAIAAGVNRWGVPAVVGPQASKYRRLYLGRPDQKEKWKVNDLRQNRVMDGEPAPEHLLYSAENRGEATVMVAKLCIRPTDTPKGRQMKLTHYIDLSKKYFGKIPDDVHLFVRTDKDVPITYKKDVMKILEERGWEPREVPLEPSLMDFKE, from the coding sequence GTGGCACCTAAACCAAAGGAATTCAATGGCAATTTTTGGAAAACAAAGGATTTCAAGGTCTCAATAGGTGAGATAGTTGAAAAAAAGAGGTCTGAGGAGGTCCCAATGGGTCCGACTCCAAAACCAAGTGTAACGGACCTCAGATCATGGGACATGAAGCTTTTAAATAGATACGAGCCATTCTACGCTCCGTTCTGTGACATGTGCTGCCTCTGCACCTACGGTAAGTGCGACCTCCTTGGCAAACAAGGAGCATGCGGAATCGATGCAAAGGCACAGCAGGGAAGAATGGTCCTTATAGCATCATGCATAGGAACTGCAGCCCACGGAGGACATGCAAGACACCTCCTTGAATACCTGATTGAGAAGAAGGGTGAGGACTTCCCAGTAGACCTGGGCGGCAGTATAGACGTAGAAGCACCCATAATGCGAACGGTCATAGGTAAAAAACCTGAAACACTGGCAGACCTCAGGGAAGCAATTGAATACGTTGAGGAACAGACACTACAGCTTTTATCAGCAACCCACACAGGACAGGAAGGAAACTACATGGACTTCGAGTCCAAGGTACTCCACGCAGGACTCATGGACCACGTTGGAATGGAGGTGGGTGACATAGCCCAGATAGTGGCCCTGAACCTTCCAAAGGGCTCTGAGGACACAGAACTTGTTGAACTGGGCCTTGGAACCATAGACCAAGAAAAACCTGTGATCCTGTGCATAGGACACAACGTTGCACCTGGAGCAGGGATCATAGACTACATGGAAGATCAGGGATTGGAAGACGACCTCGAAGTCTGTGGAATATGCTGTGCAGCCATAGACATCACACGCTACAACAACCAGGCCAAGGTGGTGGGTCCAATCTCAAAACAGCTGAAATTCGTGAGAAGCGGAGTTGCAGACGTTGTTGTTGTGGACGAACAGTGTGTACGTACCGACGTGCTACAGGAGGCCAGAAAGAACAAGGCCGTTGTCATAGCAACCACAGACAAGATCTGCATAGGCCTGCCTGACAAAACCAAGGAAGACCCTGATAAAATCGTTTCAGAACTTTTAAACGACGAGATCGAAGGTGCGCTCATCCTGGACCCTGCCAAGGTTGGAGAAGTGGCTGTTAAAGCTGCAAAAAAACTTTCAGGGGAAAGGGAGAACCTCAAGATGCTTCCTGACATGGACGAAGTTGTTGAGTACGCAAAGGAATGCACAGAATGCGGATGGTGCGACAGGGTCTGTCCAAACAGCCTTCCAATGATGGACGCAGTCATGGCCATAACAGAGGGCGACTTCTCCAAGATGGAAAAACTCCACCAGTACGACCTCTGCTACTCATGCGGACGATGTGAACAGGAATGTCCAAGGGACATACCAACTGTATCACTCGTTACAAAGGTTGGAGAACGCTCAGTTAAGGATGAGAGGTTCAACATACGGGCTGGACGCGGACCAGTACAGGACGTTGAGATCAGGAAGGTTGGAGCACCAATCGTACTTGGAGACATACCGGGGGTTGTTGCACTCATAGGATGCACCAACTACCCTGAAGGAGGAATCGAAGTTGCAAAGATGGCAGAGGAGTTCCTTGAGAGAAACTACATAGTGGTTACCACAGGATGCAGTGCCATGTCCATAGGGGAGTACAGGGACGAGGAGGGAAAAACCCTCTACGAGAAGTACAGTGGAAACTTCGATGCCAAAGGACTGGTTAACCTGGGCTCATGCGTATCAAACTCCCACGTCTCAGGGGCCGTCATAAAGATAGCTAGCATATTCGCCAAGAAACCACTTGAGGGCAACTTCGAGGAAATTGCAGACTACATACTCAACAGGGTTGGAGCTTGTGGAGTTGCATGGGGTGCATACTCCCAGAAGGCAGCAGCCATAGCAGCAGGTGTTAACCGTTGGGGGGTGCCAGCAGTTGTGGGACCACAGGCATCCAAGTACAGAAGGTTGTACCTTGGAAGACCAGACCAGAAAGAGAAGTGGAAGGTCAACGACCTCCGGCAGAACAGGGTCATGGACGGCGAACCCGCACCAGAACACCTCCTCTACTCTGCAGAGAACAGGGGAGAGGCAACAGTCATGGTAGCAAAGCTCTGCATAAGGCCAACAGACACACCAAAGGGAAGGCAGATGAAGCTCACCCACTACATAGACCTCAGCAAGAAGTACTTCGGAAAGATACCCGACGATGTGCACCTATTCGTGAGAACAGACAAGGACGTTCCAATAACCTACAAAAAGGACGTCATGAAGATATTGGAGGAAAGGGGATGGGAGCCAAGGGAGGTACCACTGGAACCTTCCCTCATGGACTTTAAAGAGTAA
- a CDS encoding DUF2162 domain-containing protein: protein MIELLWKLGVLSAVLVFGVKIGLAMGFAGLSKKTAALITIGYGGGILLLSKLAEGYTDVLYKVIYDYNFAIFLVMAVVIAYAGFHTIKEWKRNKKNHAKASCMAMIAPCPCCFGAVIAAIILVSPVIGASSFVIGKYAALFLAVTIGIFYLASGAIVRISKKPYPVLLGNFMLFVGLYFLASAIVIPNISTAMTSKASPLTIPSLNVVAGVLVALALLIGLGIFMTKKRSILVKG, encoded by the coding sequence ATGATCGAGTTACTATGGAAATTAGGAGTTTTATCGGCAGTTCTTGTATTCGGTGTGAAAATAGGGCTGGCAATGGGATTTGCAGGACTATCAAAGAAAACAGCAGCCCTCATCACCATTGGATACGGTGGGGGAATACTCCTCCTGTCAAAACTTGCAGAGGGATACACGGATGTTCTTTATAAAGTAATCTACGACTACAATTTTGCAATATTTCTTGTAATGGCCGTTGTTATTGCCTATGCAGGTTTTCACACCATCAAGGAGTGGAAGAGGAACAAGAAAAACCATGCCAAGGCATCGTGCATGGCAATGATCGCACCGTGCCCGTGCTGCTTTGGAGCAGTCATCGCAGCAATAATACTGGTTTCGCCGGTTATAGGTGCATCATCCTTCGTGATAGGAAAGTACGCAGCACTGTTCCTTGCAGTTACAATAGGAATATTCTACCTGGCTTCAGGTGCAATCGTCAGGATCAGCAAGAAGCCCTACCCAGTTCTCCTGGGCAATTTCATGCTCTTTGTTGGACTCTACTTCCTTGCATCTGCAATAGTGATCCCAAATATCAGCACTGCCATGACATCCAAGGCCAGTCCCCTGACGATTCCATCACTCAACGTGGTTGCAGGGGTTCTTGTTGCACTTGCACTCCTAATTGGACTGGGCATTTTTATGACTAAAAAAAGGAGTATTCTGGTTAAAGGTTAA
- a CDS encoding cobaltochelatase subunit CobN — MKKQILMLFIGLFMGITVFGSAVSAAGPVNDTHLQTVDSSGALNDSENITYVKASNPTSDPALNTASNQASNKTSTQASKDVDPEITLNITLEHPEALSNKLPTVTVKDAAGNTVKGVTVTRIGSGKYKVNFTSDKKNFNLTVGAGGHVSQTVNVSVSQRNATDPTLYGEANVKLRAYNLLVISGCPNYAKPFVDSNKKLRERGYYFNLNFFTNEDLTSADTKAKIKQLANKADLIIVEMISESGTLSNLMPLISDSNAKIMALRCGVAFLNNTKIDSNDTELRAYWDGTGADNMERFQLRALQRIGMPVEAAENLSVVTYPTEFIYHPDSTTPQFATWADYLKWYKNSGHYKPGKAWVGVMMYSSMFFNGNSDMAMSILRSLEAKGLNVVLAVTASSDTARANAITKYFLDGSTSRIGALVACVGYNIIYNNPQNSTNLLKRMNIPIFAPIYASDLETWKNSSSGLSSELYWQVAWPEMEGRIEPIIMGGVESAETDPYTGIVVKNYTPLSDRIERITNRVYNWIALQTLPNSAKKIAIIYYNSAGGKDGVGASYLNVPESISAILKALKAAGYDVSDNVSTESIIKLFTTAGNNVGSWAPGELKKVVDAGAITIPLSEYMEWFNTLPEELRKEVTAKWGAAPGSVMVYNGNIVLPGIMLGNIFVGAQPMRGWGENSTDIAHSSTLPPTHQYIAFYMWLQKNMGANAVIHLGTHGTLEWLPGKSVGLSGDDWPDVLLGNMPNIYPYIVDNTGEGTQAKRRGYAVIIDHLTAPIITSGLYGDLSTLQDVINSYDNTQDSQRKAALEKQIRAMVTKMHIDQDIGLNMKTAAFSDIKNQVEHHLEDIAATLIPYGLHTFGVALNGTILDQMVESIVSFDPANRNNTEFREKIRAELSQNYEMEALLAALSGEYVAPSIGGDPVRNPDVLPTGANFYSFDPRSAPDSTAWLIGKQMADDMLIDYYKKNGHFPETVGVVLWSTETMRTNGQTIAMILRYMGLEPQWKSGRFVGVTVTPLSKLTLNINGKTVNRPRVDVLVTISGLFRDTFSYTMDILDKAFRQVAALPESTDNNYVKKHYQNNYNKYTKGGMSSKDADALAGARIFGPAPEGYGTGVAAQVPNTSKWTDQSDLVDTYLSRMSYIYGVGSYGVQGLQAFKDQLKTVQATVQVRDNNYGVLDNDDVYQYLGGLTMAAKSLSGYDVSVYIANTRSNPRIETLGQFMSDEIRTRLLNPKWQQGMLNQGYSGANEISKEIGYMFAWKAVTPDAVKDWQWNEIAQNYAFNSAVRNQMLQANPYAYTSMLGWMLEANMRNMWSTDKATLTDLANQYVSYTTKYGVTCCHHTCGNIQFNQMVVQMSSLSADTLKQFAGVVAAATGKNLNVPNSQSNAGQSQANAGQSQSNAGQSQSKSSKSSSSAGSSASSQSADSSNAGSSNNGKASEISVKSSSSASQSSGVPFAAIAGVLALLGLLGVGYFKGRN; from the coding sequence GTGAAAAAACAGATACTTATGCTTTTTATAGGTCTATTTATGGGAATAACAGTTTTTGGCTCGGCAGTTTCAGCTGCAGGCCCTGTCAATGATACCCATCTTCAGACCGTTGATTCTTCAGGTGCTTTGAACGACTCTGAAAACATCACCTACGTCAAGGCCTCAAATCCCACTTCAGATCCGGCCTTAAATACTGCTTCGAATCAGGCTTCAAATAAAACTTCAACTCAAGCCTCAAAGGATGTTGATCCTGAGATCACCCTTAACATCACCCTGGAACATCCAGAGGCCCTTTCAAACAAGCTACCAACTGTGACAGTTAAGGATGCAGCTGGAAACACTGTAAAGGGTGTGACTGTAACCAGGATAGGAAGTGGAAAGTACAAGGTTAACTTCACAAGCGATAAAAAGAACTTCAACTTAACGGTGGGTGCAGGTGGACATGTGTCCCAAACAGTGAACGTATCAGTCTCACAGAGGAACGCCACTGATCCCACACTATACGGTGAAGCAAATGTGAAGTTGAGGGCATACAACCTGCTTGTAATAAGCGGATGTCCCAACTACGCCAAGCCATTCGTTGACTCAAACAAGAAACTCAGGGAGAGGGGATACTACTTCAACCTGAACTTCTTCACCAACGAGGATCTCACATCTGCAGACACCAAAGCGAAGATAAAACAGTTGGCAAATAAGGCAGACCTCATCATCGTGGAGATGATAAGTGAATCAGGCACCCTCTCAAATTTAATGCCGCTCATATCCGATTCAAATGCCAAGATAATGGCTTTAAGGTGCGGTGTTGCATTTTTAAACAACACAAAAATAGATTCCAACGACACAGAACTCAGGGCCTACTGGGATGGGACCGGTGCAGACAACATGGAGAGGTTCCAGCTCAGGGCACTTCAAAGGATTGGAATGCCTGTGGAAGCTGCTGAAAACCTCAGCGTGGTCACATATCCAACAGAGTTCATATACCATCCAGATTCAACCACACCCCAGTTCGCAACCTGGGCTGACTACCTGAAATGGTACAAAAACAGCGGCCACTACAAACCAGGCAAGGCATGGGTGGGTGTAATGATGTATTCCTCCATGTTCTTCAATGGAAACAGCGACATGGCAATGAGCATACTCAGAAGCCTTGAAGCCAAGGGTTTGAACGTGGTTCTGGCTGTAACAGCATCAAGCGACACTGCCAGGGCAAATGCCATAACCAAGTACTTCCTGGATGGCAGCACATCCAGGATAGGTGCCCTAGTGGCCTGTGTTGGCTACAACATCATATACAACAACCCCCAGAACAGTACCAATCTCCTCAAGAGGATGAACATACCAATATTCGCCCCTATTTACGCTTCAGACCTTGAAACCTGGAAGAACAGTTCTTCAGGACTGTCCAGTGAACTTTACTGGCAGGTGGCCTGGCCTGAGATGGAGGGAAGGATAGAACCCATAATCATGGGAGGTGTTGAATCAGCAGAAACAGATCCCTACACAGGCATCGTTGTGAAGAACTACACACCACTATCCGACAGGATAGAGAGAATAACCAACAGGGTCTACAACTGGATAGCACTCCAAACACTCCCTAACAGTGCAAAGAAAATAGCAATTATCTACTACAACAGTGCAGGGGGTAAGGATGGAGTTGGTGCTTCCTACCTCAACGTTCCTGAGAGCATATCAGCAATACTCAAGGCTCTCAAGGCAGCAGGTTACGATGTATCCGACAACGTATCAACTGAATCCATAATCAAACTCTTCACCACGGCTGGAAACAACGTGGGTTCCTGGGCTCCAGGAGAACTTAAGAAGGTGGTTGATGCAGGTGCAATAACCATACCCCTCAGCGAGTACATGGAATGGTTCAACACACTGCCAGAAGAACTCAGAAAGGAGGTCACTGCCAAGTGGGGTGCTGCTCCAGGCAGCGTCATGGTCTACAACGGTAACATAGTTTTACCCGGTATAATGCTGGGCAACATATTCGTTGGTGCTCAACCCATGCGCGGATGGGGAGAGAACTCCACAGACATCGCCCACTCATCAACACTGCCACCAACCCACCAGTACATTGCATTCTACATGTGGCTCCAGAAGAACATGGGTGCCAACGCAGTCATACACCTGGGAACACACGGAACCCTTGAATGGCTCCCTGGAAAAAGCGTGGGACTCAGTGGTGATGACTGGCCGGATGTTCTACTGGGAAACATGCCCAACATCTACCCCTACATAGTTGACAACACTGGAGAGGGAACCCAGGCCAAGAGAAGGGGCTACGCAGTGATAATAGATCATCTCACAGCTCCAATAATAACCTCAGGCCTCTACGGAGATCTTTCAACCCTCCAGGACGTGATAAACAGCTACGACAACACACAGGACAGCCAGCGTAAAGCAGCTCTTGAAAAACAGATCAGGGCAATGGTAACCAAGATGCATATTGATCAGGACATCGGTCTCAACATGAAGACTGCAGCCTTCAGCGACATCAAGAACCAGGTTGAACACCACCTCGAGGATATTGCAGCAACACTGATCCCCTATGGACTCCACACCTTTGGAGTTGCCCTCAACGGCACCATCCTGGATCAGATGGTTGAATCCATTGTGAGCTTCGACCCTGCAAACAGGAACAACACAGAGTTCAGGGAAAAGATACGTGCTGAACTCTCTCAAAACTATGAGATGGAAGCCCTGCTTGCAGCACTGAGTGGAGAATACGTGGCACCGTCCATTGGTGGTGATCCTGTTCGAAACCCAGACGTGCTTCCAACCGGTGCAAACTTCTACTCCTTCGACCCGAGGTCTGCTCCAGATTCAACTGCCTGGTTGATAGGCAAGCAGATGGCCGACGACATGCTCATTGATTACTACAAGAAGAACGGGCACTTCCCTGAAACAGTGGGTGTTGTTCTATGGTCAACTGAAACCATGCGTACCAACGGTCAGACCATAGCCATGATACTCAGGTACATGGGTCTGGAACCCCAGTGGAAATCAGGAAGGTTCGTAGGTGTTACTGTAACACCACTGAGCAAGCTCACACTGAACATCAACGGAAAAACCGTGAACAGGCCGCGTGTTGACGTGCTTGTGACCATAAGCGGTCTCTTCAGGGACACCTTCTCCTACACCATGGATATTCTTGACAAGGCCTTCCGCCAGGTTGCAGCTCTACCTGAAAGTACAGATAACAACTACGTTAAGAAGCACTACCAGAACAACTACAACAAGTACACCAAGGGCGGTATGAGCTCTAAAGATGCAGATGCCCTTGCAGGGGCCAGAATATTCGGACCTGCGCCTGAGGGTTATGGAACCGGGGTCGCAGCCCAGGTACCAAACACATCCAAGTGGACTGATCAGTCAGATCTCGTTGATACGTACCTCTCAAGGATGTCCTACATCTACGGGGTAGGTTCTTACGGTGTTCAGGGACTTCAGGCCTTTAAAGATCAGCTGAAAACTGTTCAGGCAACTGTTCAAGTGAGGGACAACAACTACGGAGTTCTTGACAACGACGATGTTTACCAGTACCTCGGAGGTCTTACAATGGCTGCGAAGAGTCTCTCTGGTTACGATGTGAGTGTTTACATTGCAAACACACGTTCAAATCCAAGGATAGAAACTCTGGGTCAGTTCATGTCCGATGAAATCAGGACACGGCTTTTGAATCCCAAGTGGCAGCAGGGTATGCTCAACCAGGGATACTCCGGTGCCAACGAGATTTCAAAGGAGATAGGTTACATGTTCGCATGGAAGGCTGTTACACCAGATGCTGTGAAGGACTGGCAATGGAATGAAATTGCCCAGAACTATGCATTCAATTCCGCGGTCAGAAACCAAATGCTTCAGGCAAACCCCTACGCATACACATCCATGCTGGGCTGGATGCTTGAGGCGAACATGAGGAACATGTGGAGCACTGACAAGGCAACCCTAACGGATCTTGCAAACCAGTACGTCAGCTACACAACCAAGTACGGTGTAACATGCTGTCACCACACCTGTGGAAACATCCAGTTCAACCAGATGGTTGTTCAGATGTCCTCCCTGAGTGCTGACACCTTGAAGCAGTTTGCAGGTGTTGTGGCTGCTGCAACAGGAAAAAATCTAAACGTTCCAAACAGTCAGTCAAACGCTGGTCAGAGTCAGGCAAATGCAGGTCAGAGTCAGTCCAACGCTGGCCAGTCTCAGTCTAAAAGCTCCAAGAGCAGTAGCAGTGCAGGTTCATCTGCATCCAGTCAGAGTGCGGATTCATCCAATGCAGGTTCATCAAACAATGGAAAGGCAAGTGAAATATCAGTTAAAAGCAGTAGCAGTGCATCCCAATCTTCAGGAGTACCATTTGCTGCTATTGCAGGTGTTCTCGCACTTCTAGGACTTTTAGGTGTTGGATACTTCAAGGGAAGGAATTAA
- a CDS encoding DUF2283 domain-containing protein — MVVKEFEIKEHYDPIADSLYIRIIDDYEYLESIDLGENVILDFDKNHVPVALEIVDASRKLNVNPFSLKRIVEVTMQIRIKEETIKLHANLSVPVHNKQLKKPVDITAVNDVDIPQIQTNFATA, encoded by the coding sequence ATGGTAGTTAAAGAATTTGAGATTAAAGAACATTACGATCCAATTGCAGATTCTCTTTACATTCGAATCATCGATGATTATGAATACCTAGAATCAATAGACCTCGGAGAGAATGTGATACTGGATTTTGATAAGAATCATGTTCCAGTGGCCCTGGAGATAGTTGATGCTTCCAGAAAACTTAACGTAAACCCATTTTCTTTGAAAAGAATAGTTGAGGTTACCATGCAGATAAGGATCAAGGAAGAGACCATTAAACTGCACGCTAACTTATCAGTACCGGTACACAACAAACAACTGAAAAAACCTGTTGATATCACTGCAGTAAACGATGTGGACATTCCTCAGATACAGACCAACTTCGCAACGGCATAA
- a CDS encoding DUF2149 domain-containing protein has protein sequence MLRRKRRILVDNDEDPLAGTTNLVDAMLVLAVGFLIFLVVSWNMQSVVFSSASPEEKKQTMQAMQKAAEVQMGQQLNSTPQTQSGQGSGYAELGKVYKDPKTGKLIMVEGSS, from the coding sequence GTGTTAAGACGAAAACGCCGTATCCTAGTGGACAATGATGAGGATCCACTTGCAGGGACAACGAACCTTGTTGATGCAATGCTGGTCCTTGCAGTGGGATTCCTGATATTCCTGGTTGTATCCTGGAACATGCAGAGCGTTGTCTTCAGCAGTGCCTCTCCAGAAGAAAAGAAACAGACCATGCAGGCAATGCAAAAAGCTGCAGAGGTCCAGATGGGCCAACAGCTCAACAGCACACCCCAGACACAGTCTGGACAGGGTTCAGGTTATGCAGAGCTTGGAAAGGTTTACAAGGATCCCAAGACAGGTAAGCTCATCATGGTTGAGGGAAGTTCGTGA
- a CDS encoding MotA/TolQ/ExbB proton channel family protein has protein sequence MVAVPGSEFLSSILHVVSQSLLIPVIVGLLAFMIYAIVAFGGLLSEYSSRIRLSTEEIETIINDLSRSRSSEELIKTVQSSTLSDPQKEIVVKIASNPDMGSKSREAFARKLLEAEELKAARSLEKTDMVTRLGPTLGLMGTLIPMGPGLAALGAGDVNTLAQAIIIAFDTTVVGIGAGGVAYVISKVRRRWYEEYLSNLEAVAESVLEVLESVKTKTPYPSGQ, from the coding sequence ATGGTTGCAGTTCCAGGTAGTGAATTTTTAAGCAGTATTCTGCACGTGGTATCCCAGAGCCTCCTCATCCCTGTGATAGTGGGACTTTTAGCCTTCATGATCTATGCAATAGTTGCATTTGGAGGACTGCTCTCGGAATACTCAAGCAGAATCCGTTTAAGTACAGAGGAAATAGAAACGATAATCAACGATCTATCACGATCCAGAAGCTCAGAGGAGCTTATTAAAACTGTTCAAAGTAGCACACTTTCAGATCCTCAGAAGGAGATCGTGGTTAAAATAGCTTCCAACCCTGACATGGGTTCCAAGTCAAGGGAGGCCTTTGCAAGGAAGCTGCTGGAAGCAGAGGAATTGAAGGCTGCACGCAGCCTTGAGAAAACTGATATGGTAACGCGTTTAGGCCCAACCCTGGGTTTGATGGGCACACTCATACCCATGGGCCCGGGACTTGCAGCCCTGGGTGCAGGGGATGTGAACACCCTTGCACAGGCCATAATAATAGCCTTCGACACAACAGTTGTTGGTATAGGTGCTGGTGGTGTTGCATACGTCATATCCAAGGTTAGGAGGAGATGGTACGAGGAGTACCTGTCCAACCTTGAAGCAGTGGCAGAATCTGTACTGGAGGTTTTGGAGAGTGTTAAGACGAAAACGCCGTATCCTAGTGGACAATGA
- a CDS encoding SatD family protein, whose protein sequence is MRIVVTGDLKSSRKMEDRLNCQENLKNALVEINETFYDNIIADFKIVGGDGFQGMIKRMDILMDIYFILFEKIDHPFYLGMGIGDISTNLSYDVQEIDGPSFHYSSESLELAKKKKKWIIIKGNLENYHLIECILNFVFETMWSWTPRRKEILIFYRKNKETHHIIEKTSIKFETGIRNIYKILEVSNYNLIKYAEEILKEEFDRQMNCI, encoded by the coding sequence ATGAGAATTGTTGTAACTGGTGATTTGAAATCCTCAAGAAAAATGGAAGATAGGCTTAATTGCCAGGAAAACTTAAAAAATGCATTGGTTGAAATAAATGAAACTTTTTATGATAATATAATTGCAGATTTTAAGATCGTTGGTGGCGATGGTTTTCAAGGAATGATCAAGAGAATGGACATTCTTATGGATATTTACTTCATACTTTTTGAAAAAATTGATCATCCCTTTTATTTAGGTATGGGCATTGGGGATATTTCAACTAATTTAAGTTACGATGTTCAAGAAATTGATGGACCTTCATTTCATTATTCTTCAGAATCATTGGAATTAGCTAAAAAAAAGAAAAAATGGATTATAATTAAGGGTAATCTTGAAAATTATCATTTAATTGAATGTATTTTAAACTTCGTATTTGAAACCATGTGGAGCTGGACTCCTAGAAGAAAAGAAATCCTCATATTTTACAGAAAAAATAAGGAAACACATCATATTATAGAAAAAACTTCGATCAAATTTGAAACTGGGATTAGGAACATTTATAAGATTTTAGAAGTAAGTAACTACAATTTAATAAAATATGCTGAAGAAATCTTAAAAGAAGAATTTGACAGACAGATGAACTGCATTTAG
- a CDS encoding DUF1616 domain-containing protein, with protein MAKRQYSDILLIIFLTILAIVFIKTPGLRKTFVWNILGILLIVIIPGYSLIAALFPKKTSLDGIERAALSFGLSVAIAPLFFFVMKYAHWNVRLTHLFWVPPSFTLYMALSAFTLIMVFIALIRRWRTDEENRFSVNFSLKPVREHFRGESRTSKILSIILIISIILAVGTTVYIIVKPHQGEKFTEFYILGENGKASDYPTNMTVGETGNVTIGIVNHEYRTVDYTLVVESNNTTLMQQNVTLDSGAKVEIPYNFTVGSAGQKEIRFLLYKLPDNETSYRDLHLWVTVS; from the coding sequence ATGGCCAAGCGACAGTATTCAGATATATTACTTATCATATTTTTAACAATTCTGGCGATTGTATTCATTAAAACGCCGGGTCTCAGGAAGACATTTGTCTGGAACATTCTGGGAATTCTTCTCATAGTTATCATTCCAGGTTACAGTTTGATAGCTGCACTTTTTCCCAAAAAGACGAGTTTAGATGGCATCGAACGTGCAGCACTGAGCTTCGGTTTGAGCGTGGCAATTGCACCTCTTTTCTTCTTTGTCATGAAATACGCTCATTGGAATGTACGTTTAACACACTTATTCTGGGTACCTCCAAGCTTCACACTTTACATGGCACTCTCAGCCTTCACCCTCATCATGGTATTCATAGCCCTCATCCGAAGGTGGAGAACAGATGAAGAAAACAGGTTCTCAGTCAACTTCTCCCTCAAACCAGTAAGGGAACACTTCAGGGGAGAATCCAGAACCAGCAAGATCCTCTCAATCATATTGATCATCTCCATCATCCTGGCAGTTGGAACAACGGTCTACATCATAGTCAAGCCCCACCAGGGAGAGAAGTTCACAGAGTTCTACATACTAGGTGAAAACGGCAAGGCATCTGACTACCCAACCAACATGACTGTTGGGGAAACAGGAAACGTTACAATAGGGATCGTGAACCACGAGTACAGGACAGTGGACTACACCCTGGTTGTGGAGTCAAACAACACAACCCTGATGCAACAAAACGTAACCCTCGACAGTGGTGCCAAGGTTGAGATCCCCTACAACTTCACAGTTGGATCTGCAGGTCAGAAGGAGATACGGTTCCTACTCTACAAGCTACCCGATAACGAGACCTCCTACAGGGATCTGCACCTCTGGGTGACGGTTTCATAA